A single genomic interval of Antechinus flavipes isolate AdamAnt ecotype Samford, QLD, Australia chromosome 1, AdamAnt_v2, whole genome shotgun sequence harbors:
- the LOC127545968 gene encoding olfactory receptor 7D4-like, whose protein sequence is MPFSLFFPSRKESPIVSENQTKFTDFILLRFSEKPEQQEALFGLFLGMYLVTVIGNLLIILAVGSDSHLHRPMYFFLSNLSFVDFCMVSTIVPNLLVSILIENKAITHVDCLAQMYFFMVFSCMDNFLLTAMAYDRFVAICHPLRYSAIMNPRLCGLLVLLSWIISLLDSLLHTLMVTRLSFCIDHEIQHFFCDLAEILKLSCSDTLMNYILIYILAGLLVFLPFTGILSSYIQICSSILKIPSSQGKYKAFSTCGSHLSVVSLFYSTGLGVYFSSSFTHSSWKSTVASAMYSVVTPMLNPFIYTLRNKDIKDALRKLISRTVSSQ, encoded by the coding sequence ATgcccttctcacttttctttcccAGCAGAAAAGAAAGCCCTATAGTatcagaaaaccaaacaaaattcACTGATTTTATTCTTCTGCGATTTTCTGAAAAACCAGAACAGCAGGAGGCTCTCTTTGGGCTGTTCTTGGGCATGTACTTGGTCACAGTGATTGGAAACCTGCTCATAATTTTGGCCGTTGGCTCTGACTCTCATCTTCATAGGCCCATGTACTTCTTTCTTTCCAACTTATCCTTTGTAGATTTCTGTATGGTATCTACCATAGTCCCCAATTTGTTGGTAAGTATCTTGATAGAAAACAAGGCCATCACCCATGTTGACTGCCTTGCCCAGATGTACTTCTTTATGGTTTTTAGTTGTATGGATAATTTTCTCCTTACTGCAATGGCCTATGACCGTTTTGTAGCTATCTGTCATCCCCTACGCTATTCAGCCATCATGAATCCTAGGCTATGTGGTCTGCTGGTGCTGCTTTCCTGGATAATAAGCCTTCTAGATTCTCTTCTTCACACTCTGATGGTAACACGGCTCTCCTTTTGTATAGACCATGAAATTCAACACTTCTTTTGTGATCTTGCTGAGATTCTGAAACTCTCTTGTTCTGACACCCTAATGAATTacattttgatttacattttagCTGGACTGTTGGTTTTTCTCCCCTTCACAGGGATACTTTCCTCTTATATCCAGATTTGCTCTTCCATTTTGAAAATCCCATCATCTCAGGGGAAGTATAAAGCCTTTTCCACTTGTGGATCTCACCTCTCTGTTGTGTCCCTATTCTATAGTACAGGACTGGGAGTGtatttcagttcctcatttaCCCATTCTTCCTGGAAGAGCACAGTTGCCTCAGCAATGTATTCTGTGGTTACCCCCATGTTGAATCCATTTATCTATACACTAAGGAATAAGGACATAAAAGATGCCCTTAGGAAGCTAATTAGCAGAACAGTTTCCTCTCAATGA